In Streptomyces liangshanensis, the DNA window ATGCGCGGCGGCGGGATCGAGGCCCATCTCCCCACGCTCCTCGGCGAGGTGGCCGCGCCCGCCTACCTGCCCGACCTGATCGCCGCGAAGGCCGGGGCCGAGCACGGCCGCGACGGCGTGCCGGACCGCGCCCTGGCGGAGAAGGACGTGACGGCGCTCCGTACGGTCCTGGAGGACGCCAGGGCGGCCACCGCGCTACCCGAGGAGCCCGGGACCGCCGGCCGGGACGCCCTGCACGCCCTCGTCGTGAGGACGCGCCTCTCCCTGTAGGGCGGACGCGCGGCGGGCCCGGATCAGGAAGTCCTCGATCCTGGCGTGGTCGGGCGCCCCGGGCAGCGGGGACCGGGCCGCCGCGTCGTCCGCCTCCGCCGCCAGGCGGTTCATCCGGCGCTCGACCTCCGGCCACGGCACCTCGCCCCGCTTGACCGCCAGCAGCGGCTCGCGTTCCGCGCCCACGTCGAGGACCAGCCTGCCGGTGCGCAACAGGTCCCCGCTGAGCGCGAGGAGCCGCAGCAGGTGCATGGCGTGCTTCCAGCGCGGGGCGCCGTGCTGCCGTACGTCCGCCTCCAGCTTCCGCCGCTGGCCCACCGCGTACCGTACGAAGGTCGCGTGGGCCTGCCGGGAGAGGAACGCCCCGCGCAGGGACAGCAGTTCGCGGCCGGTGTCGTCCAGGCGCTCGACCAGCGGCGAGTGCAGGCACTCCAGCACGTTGGGGTTCGCGCGC includes these proteins:
- a CDS encoding nucleotidyltransferase domain-containing protein, which produces MTPDALVRDHTVYSCVMGSRAFGLATETSDTDVRGVFLAPTALFWGFEKPPAHVEGPADEQFSWELERFCALALRANPNVLECLHSPLVERLDDTGRELLSLRGAFLSRQAHATFVRYAVGQRRKLEADVRQHGAPRWKHAMHLLRLLALSGDLLRTGRLVLDVGAEREPLLAVKRGEVPWPEVERRMNRLAAEADDAAARSPLPGAPDHARIEDFLIRARRASALQGEARPHDEGVQGVPAGGPGLLG